A genome region from Pseudanabaena sp. Chao 1811 includes the following:
- a CDS encoding transposase, producing the protein MANDRPPVVGTVGRNSGQIRMKVCDNTQQITIQPQVEVTTLPNTTVYTDESDAYNRIPDSGRERQTVCHSQREYARDDDQDGFCEVHCNTMEGIWVGLRNFLRPFRGIHKKYLYTLTGSRLYFSKGEEWKKR; encoded by the coding sequence ATGGCAAATGACCGTCCACCTGTTGTCGGCACGGTTGGACGCAACAGTGGTCAGATCCGCATGAAGGTCTGTGACAATACTCAACAAATCACGATTCAGCCGCAGGTAGAGGTAACAACTTTACCAAATACAACAGTCTATACCGATGAATCTGATGCTTACAATCGCATACCTGATTCTGGTCGTGAGCGTCAAACTGTTTGTCACTCTCAGCGCGAGTATGCTCGCGATGACGATCAAGATGGCTTTTGTGAGGTTCATTGCAATACTATGGAGGGGATTTGGGTTGGTTTACGCAATTTCCTGCGTCCCTTTCGCGGTATTCACAAAAAATATTTGTATACTTTGACTGGGAGTAGACTTTATTTTTCAAAAGGGGAAGAATGGAAGAAACGTTAA
- the radA gene encoding DNA repair protein RadA encodes MAKAKSRYVCNNCGEDFPQMYGKCPACSSWGTLQEELIPVISTNTNAIATFSHLGTTKSTGKAKPRESLTLSQITDNDQARSPSGYEELDRVLGGGIVAGSLVLIGGEPGIGKSTLLLGMAQKLMSRYPTLYVCAEESAQQVKLRSQRLGILEENSDDLYLLAETDLETVLRELQSLRPKVAVIDSIQALYFSNLNAAPGSVSQVRECTAALMRVAKRENISLFIVGHVTKEGSIAGPKVLEHMVDTVLYFEGDRFATHRLLRSVKNRFGATQEIGVFEMIDRGLREVSNPSELFLGNRDESVPGTATIVACEGTRPIVVELQALVSPTSYSSPRRTTTGIETNRFLQILAVLEKRIGIPLSKLDAYVAAAGGLNVAEPAVDLGVAIAVAASFRDRTVDPRTVMIGEVGLGGQVRPVSQLDMRLKEAAKLGFKRAIIPSMQVMQNYGMEIVPVTKVLDAIVAALPRTKFEASKPSDDSLDE; translated from the coding sequence ATGGCAAAAGCAAAAAGTCGATATGTTTGTAATAACTGTGGTGAAGACTTCCCGCAGATGTATGGGAAATGTCCTGCTTGCTCCAGTTGGGGAACATTGCAAGAGGAACTTATTCCTGTCATCTCCACAAATACCAATGCGATCGCTACATTCTCGCATCTCGGTACAACCAAATCCACAGGTAAAGCCAAACCTAGAGAATCCTTAACCCTCTCGCAAATTACCGATAACGACCAAGCGCGATCGCCTTCTGGTTATGAAGAACTCGATCGCGTATTAGGTGGAGGCATTGTCGCAGGTTCCCTTGTGCTGATTGGTGGTGAACCGGGGATTGGTAAAAGTACACTCTTATTGGGTATGGCGCAAAAATTGATGAGCCGCTATCCCACGCTCTATGTCTGTGCCGAGGAGTCAGCGCAACAGGTAAAACTGCGATCGCAACGATTGGGAATCTTAGAGGAGAATTCCGATGATCTCTATTTGTTAGCGGAAACAGATTTAGAAACGGTCTTGAGAGAATTGCAATCTCTTCGTCCCAAGGTTGCTGTAATCGATAGTATTCAAGCCCTCTACTTCTCCAACTTAAATGCTGCCCCCGGTTCCGTTTCGCAAGTGCGGGAATGTACGGCAGCTCTGATGCGGGTGGCGAAGCGCGAGAATATCTCGCTATTTATCGTTGGTCATGTGACTAAGGAAGGCTCGATCGCGGGGCCAAAAGTATTAGAACATATGGTCGATACAGTTCTTTATTTTGAAGGCGATCGCTTTGCTACTCACAGATTATTGAGATCGGTCAAAAATCGCTTTGGCGCAACGCAGGAAATCGGTGTATTTGAGATGATCGATCGCGGCTTGCGTGAAGTTTCCAATCCTTCCGAATTATTTCTCGGCAATCGCGATGAATCTGTTCCCGGAACCGCCACAATTGTCGCCTGTGAAGGTACGCGCCCAATTGTGGTGGAATTACAAGCCCTCGTCAGTCCCACCAGTTATTCTTCACCACGCCGCACCACTACTGGTATCGAGACTAATCGTTTCCTACAAATTCTCGCGGTTCTCGAAAAGCGGATTGGGATTCCTTTATCAAAACTTGATGCCTATGTAGCGGCGGCGGGTGGCTTAAACGTAGCGGAACCTGCGGTGGATCTAGGAGTAGCGATCGCAGTGGCAGCAAGTTTTCGCGATCGCACCGTCGATCCGCGTACAGTGATGATCGGTGAAGTGGGTTTAGGTGGACAGGTGCGCCCCGTATCGCAATTAGATATGCGATTAAAGGAAGCAGCAAAATTGGGCTTTAAACGGGCGATTATTCCGAGTATGCAGGTGATGCAAAATTACGGCATGGAAATAGTGCCTGTAACTAAGGTTTTAGATGCGATCGTGGCAGCTTTACCTCGCACCAAGTTTGAAGCTTCTAAGCCAAGTGATGACTCACTGGATGAATAA
- the smc gene encoding chromosome segregation protein SMC → MYIKNVELTRFKSFGSTTSIPLLQGFTVVSGPNGSGKSNILDALLFALGLAGSKGMRADRLPDLVNQAHSKKGRMVEASVTVTFALEEEEMAALQSEGVDIPKAEGQTIGEWTVMRKLRVTSQGTYTSTYYINGTPCNLSELHEQLAKFRIYPEGYNVVLQGDVTGIISMNSRERREIIDELAGVGEFDRKISTAKDKLDDVKTQEERFRIVEQELVANKEKLKGDRVKAEKYKALRAEYEQMEASEAVLKQREITYQQSIRNVELVNNKEQCSNLAKSLAEIAQVIETGTVQLNELSDRVHTLGEEEYLSVSSNLSAQQAELRGLQRQQQSLTSSYQNNQNHIVNTQEEIDRLLREAEELESQKQFKEEAVATAEKARDQQAAIVSQYRKEVQAIASASSEWVRQQTQLRQDVDSAQAELDPQKQEQTRIREVLNQRSLQLESQEKELQEIMAGEGRYAVDMLSNQSLEDALRLQEAEVSGAESLVQTLAKNLAEAQLEVQLQNETIDRLNQEQRIKTRQLDKLEAQVQASREVQGTKASQVIIEADMSGVYGLVAQLGLVEPRYQLALEICAGGRLGNLVVESDEVAAEAIALLKKERAGRATFLPLNKLQPAKFPSRVEAKKLGAIDYAFNLVTYEDRYQDVFSFVFGNTLVFENLDQARFHIGKYRMVTLEGEILETSGAMTGGSAPLHTSLHFGNAKPAESSETKQLRDRLLEIDQMLARLNQRLRGALTGIAKYEEQLQAARTTHREAQLKRDRIYEQIERNSRDRSRLQDQIQQTRAAIEIGQAQLNTLDGNIAELEAKLLVKRAELAELEKSGTHSRWLQGQEALQGQEALLNSAEIELRTAKQQLGELENQHKLALEKMAQRQTRLQELRSTQTELINSTAQIQNQIKQTENAIASYQSRLEVLEQTIGAAKQERDAVERSLRAQQQQQQQQEWQLQKNRERQAELEQQIAQYKEQLEQIELPDPLPEVPETMTLEQLQLEQRRLLKRIQSMEPVNMMAIAEYEATSERLDELSSRLETLNQERTELLIRIENFTTLRQRAFMQAFDAVNGHFKEIFAELSDGDGYLQLENPNAPLSGGLTLVAHPKGKQVQHLSSMSGGEKSLTALSFIFALQRYRPSPFYAFDEVDMFLDGANVERLSKMVRKQANLAQFIVVSLRRPMIEASERTIGVTQARGAHTQVLGLELRSS, encoded by the coding sequence ATGTACATTAAAAATGTAGAACTCACCAGATTTAAGTCCTTTGGCTCGACCACATCAATACCACTGTTGCAAGGGTTTACGGTGGTTTCGGGTCCTAACGGATCGGGCAAGTCAAATATTCTTGATGCGTTGCTATTTGCGCTAGGACTAGCAGGCTCAAAGGGGATGCGCGCCGATCGCTTGCCAGATTTGGTCAACCAAGCCCATAGCAAAAAGGGGCGAATGGTCGAGGCGAGTGTAACCGTGACCTTTGCCCTCGAAGAAGAAGAAATGGCGGCTTTGCAGAGCGAAGGGGTAGATATTCCTAAGGCTGAGGGACAAACTATTGGCGAATGGACGGTAATGCGGAAGCTGCGCGTGACCAGTCAGGGTACTTATACTTCCACCTATTACATCAACGGCACACCTTGCAATTTAAGTGAATTGCACGAACAATTAGCCAAATTCCGCATTTATCCTGAAGGCTATAATGTGGTATTACAGGGGGATGTTACAGGAATTATTTCCATGAATTCGCGAGAACGTCGCGAGATTATTGATGAGTTGGCAGGTGTCGGCGAGTTCGATCGCAAGATTTCTACAGCTAAGGACAAATTAGATGATGTCAAAACTCAAGAAGAGAGATTTCGGATTGTTGAACAGGAACTAGTTGCCAATAAAGAAAAACTAAAGGGCGATCGCGTTAAGGCTGAGAAGTATAAGGCGCTACGAGCTGAATATGAACAGATGGAAGCATCGGAAGCGGTACTCAAACAAAGGGAAATTACCTATCAGCAGTCAATCCGCAATGTCGAACTGGTCAATAATAAGGAGCAATGTAGTAATTTAGCTAAGTCCTTAGCGGAAATCGCACAGGTAATTGAAACGGGAACGGTTCAGCTTAATGAACTTAGCGATCGCGTACATACCCTTGGCGAAGAGGAATATCTCTCGGTTTCCAGCAATCTATCGGCACAACAGGCAGAATTGCGTGGTTTACAAAGGCAACAACAGTCCCTAACTAGTTCCTATCAAAACAATCAAAATCACATTGTTAACACCCAAGAGGAAATTGATCGACTTCTAAGGGAAGCAGAAGAATTAGAATCGCAAAAACAATTTAAAGAAGAAGCAGTAGCTACTGCGGAAAAGGCTCGCGATCAACAGGCTGCGATTGTTTCCCAATATCGTAAGGAAGTCCAAGCGATCGCCTCTGCTTCGTCGGAATGGGTGCGCCAACAAACACAACTCAGACAAGATGTAGATAGCGCTCAAGCTGAACTCGATCCGCAAAAGCAGGAACAAACTAGAATTCGTGAAGTACTCAATCAGCGATCGCTCCAATTAGAATCGCAGGAAAAGGAACTGCAAGAAATCATGGCTGGTGAAGGTCGCTATGCCGTGGATATGCTCTCTAATCAGTCTTTAGAAGATGCTTTGCGTTTACAAGAAGCAGAAGTTAGTGGGGCTGAATCCCTTGTCCAAACCCTCGCTAAAAATCTTGCGGAAGCCCAACTAGAAGTACAACTTCAGAATGAAACCATTGATCGTCTTAATCAAGAACAACGCATCAAAACCCGCCAACTGGATAAACTAGAGGCACAGGTACAGGCAAGTCGAGAGGTTCAAGGAACTAAAGCTTCACAAGTGATTATCGAAGCAGATATGTCAGGGGTTTATGGACTGGTCGCGCAATTAGGGCTAGTGGAACCTCGCTATCAATTGGCGCTAGAAATCTGTGCAGGTGGGCGTTTAGGCAACCTTGTCGTTGAGAGCGATGAGGTAGCTGCTGAGGCGATCGCCTTACTCAAAAAAGAAAGGGCAGGAAGGGCAACTTTTCTACCATTAAATAAATTACAGCCTGCCAAATTTCCATCACGGGTAGAAGCGAAGAAATTAGGGGCAATTGATTACGCCTTTAATCTTGTCACCTATGAAGATCGCTATCAAGATGTCTTTTCCTTCGTATTTGGCAATACCCTCGTCTTTGAGAATCTTGATCAAGCGAGATTCCACATTGGCAAATATCGCATGGTCACACTCGAAGGCGAAATCCTCGAAACTTCAGGGGCGATGACGGGCGGGAGCGCACCTTTGCATACCAGCCTTCATTTCGGTAATGCCAAGCCTGCGGAATCTTCAGAAACTAAGCAATTGCGCGATCGCCTTTTGGAAATCGATCAAATGTTAGCGCGACTAAATCAACGGTTACGTGGTGCATTGACAGGCATTGCTAAGTATGAGGAGCAATTGCAAGCCGCCAGAACCACCCACCGTGAAGCACAACTCAAACGCGATCGCATTTACGAACAAATCGAACGTAACAGCCGAGATCGCTCTCGCCTCCAAGATCAAATTCAACAAACCCGTGCTGCTATTGAAATCGGGCAAGCACAACTAAATACCCTTGATGGCAACATTGCCGAACTAGAAGCAAAATTACTGGTTAAACGTGCCGAGCTTGCGGAATTAGAGAAGTCGGGAACGCATTCCCGTTGGCTCCAAGGTCAAGAAGCTTTGCAAGGTCAAGAAGCTCTGCTCAATAGTGCCGAAATTGAATTGCGGACTGCGAAACAACAATTGGGTGAATTAGAAAATCAACATAAACTTGCCCTAGAAAAAATGGCACAGCGCCAGACCCGTCTCCAAGAACTGCGTAGCACCCAAACAGAACTGATCAATAGTACTGCCCAAATCCAAAATCAAATTAAACAAACTGAAAATGCGATCGCCTCTTACCAATCGCGCCTAGAAGTTCTCGAACAAACCATCGGTGCGGCAAAACAAGAACGTGATGCGGTCGAGCGATCGCTCCGTGCCCAACAGCAACAGCAACAGCAACAGGAATGGCAACTCCAGAAAAATCGTGAGCGTCAAGCTGAATTAGAACAACAAATCGCTCAGTATAAAGAACAACTCGAGCAAATTGAACTACCTGATCCATTGCCTGAAGTCCCTGAGACGATGACTCTAGAACAGTTACAACTAGAGCAACGTCGCTTGCTGAAACGCATTCAGTCAATGGAACCTGTCAATATGATGGCGATCGCTGAATACGAAGCCACATCCGAACGTCTCGATGAACTCAGTAGCCGTCTGGAAACCCTTAATCAAGAAAGGACTGAACTGCTAATTAGAATTGAGAACTTCACAACTTTGCGTCAACGCGCCTTTATGCAGGCTTTTGATGCTGTCAATGGACATTTTAAAGAGATCTTTGCTGAACTCTCCGATGGTGATGGCTATCTGCAATTAGAAAACCCCAATGCCCCTCTCAGTGGTGGTTTAACCCTCGTTGCCCACCCCAAAGGCAAACAGGTACAACACCTTTCATCCATGTCTGGTGGCGAGAAATCCCTCACGGCACTTAGTTTTATCTTTGCTCTCCAGCGCTATCGTCCTTCTCCCTTCTACGCCTTTGATGAGGTGGATATGTTCCTCGATGGTGCAAATGTAGAGCGCCTCTCGAAAATGGTACGCAAGCAAGCCAATCTTGCCCAATTCATCGTAGTAAGTCTCCGTCGTCCCATGATCGAAGCCTCTGAGCGCACCATCGGCGTAACTCAAGCACGCGGCGCTCATACTCAGGTATTAGGCTTAGAACTGCGATCGAGTTGA
- a CDS encoding 2Fe-2S iron-sulfur cluster-binding protein, translating into MTQTFTATLHHQGQTFTVPVPEDQAILDAAIAAGVDLPCSCYAGVCTTCAAQIVKGEVDQSQGMGIGGMGEELDAKGYILLCVSYPKSDVEIYTDKEQEVYSIRFGSGSSS; encoded by the coding sequence ATGACTCAGACCTTTACAGCTACCCTTCACCACCAAGGACAAACCTTTACTGTCCCTGTCCCCGAAGATCAAGCAATTCTTGATGCAGCGATCGCCGCAGGTGTGGATTTACCCTGTTCATGTTATGCAGGGGTATGTACAACTTGTGCTGCTCAAATTGTGAAGGGTGAAGTTGACCAAAGCCAAGGCATGGGTATTGGCGGCATGGGTGAAGAACTAGATGCTAAAGGCTATATTCTCCTCTGCGTGTCATATCCCAAGTCCGATGTCGAAATCTACACCGACAAAGAGCAGGAAGTATACTCAATTCGTTTTGGCTCTGGTTCTAGCAGCTAA